The proteins below come from a single Bactrocera dorsalis isolate Fly_Bdor chromosome 5, ASM2337382v1, whole genome shotgun sequence genomic window:
- the LOC125778979 gene encoding uncharacterized protein LOC125778979: MLFLKLSFVFLVFLFSFEDTATVSTPPTVPIPGHCSVITSQIIKLSIFDLEDVQIKSALYFKVNEFENQTVGEFLDYLENVQHISLSSHTASVRSSNPPKDVSPFTTIPLSTPLCQAIDVSYDVSKADRLYTLFVGVELTPRQALVRRFSRGLVIDNHTGLFKMGTLSPVIFDKTYQPVEDPPTPSVVFEKHIIETVHTTESTASNQNGFSAEISAYIISVKAEYSKEKSSTSKNSMKTRNAVVSLLNKKTGLYVDESKIDVDPSFVEKLYSIVDDKNLSSYDRTKLVVGLLNRYGWYVTNQFTLGGRLDVVKSLRESSASNERKELEALETKLGAAYSVFSASVGASSKKVSSSVDTTSHFSSDERITSTVDRATDIASFMKHVGVKENWRIIALDNIVPTCKFLLRNHSNLFAEMRRLIISNVHHQSISNLQPHINMLQYVNNIWDEYVQPF, from the exons atgttgttctTGAAGTTATCCTTTGTATTCctggtgtttttgttttcttttga AGATACGGCGACTGTTTCAACTCCTCCAACTGTTCCAATTCCTGGGCATTGTTCCGTCATTACGTCGCAAATAATCAAACTCTCGATTTTCGATTTGGAAGATGTCCAAATAAAATCGGCTCTTTATTTTAAAGTCAATGAATTCGAAAATCAAACTGTCGGTGAATTTCTCGATTACTTGGAAAATGTTCAACACATCTCCTTGAGTTCACATACTGCATCCGTACGATCTTCGAATCCACCTAAAGATGTCTCGCCTTTTACCACTATACCTCTTTCGACACCATTGTGTCAAGCAATCGATGTATCGTATGATGTATCGAAAGCTGATCGACTATACACATTATTTGTAGGAGTGGAACTGACTCCGCGCCAAGCATTAGTGAGAAGATTTTCGAGAGGTCTTGTCATCGACAATCACACGGGTCTCTTCAAAATGGGCACCTTGTCGCCAGTCATCTTTGACAAGACCTATCAGCCAGTTGAAGATCCGCCAACGCCAAGCGTCGTGTTCGAAAAGCACATTATCGAAACGGTTCACACCACAGAATCGACAGCTTCCAATCAAAATGGATTTTCCGCTGAAATATCAGCATACATCATATCAGTGAAGGCGgaatattcaaaagaaaaaagttccacgtcgaaaaattcaatgaaaacacGGAATGCAGTCGTCTCACTATTAAACAAGAAAACAGGATTGTATGTGGACGAAAGTAAAATAGATGTGGACCCGTCATTCGTTGAGAAACTTTATTCCATCGTTGACGACAAAAACTTATCATCGTACGATCGTACGAAACTTGTCGTCGGGTTATTGAATCGTTATGGATGGTACGTAACGAATCAATTTACTCTTGGAGGACGACTGGACGTCGTCAAATCATTGCGTGAATCGAGTGCCTCGAATGAGAGGAAGGAACTGGAAGCTTTAGAAACAAAGTTGGGTGCGGCATATAGTGTATTTAGTGCAAGTGTGGGCGCTTCTTCTAAAAAAGTTTCGAGCTCTGTTGACACGACTTCGCATTTTTCATCTGATGAACGTATCACGTCAACGGTAGATCGGGCGACAGACATAGCGTCTTTCATGAAACATGTGGGAGTCAAAGAAAATTGGCGGATCATCGCATTGGATAATATTGTACCGACCTGCAAATTCTTATTAAGAAATCACAGTAATTTGTTTGCTGAAATGCGGCGATTGATTATAAGCAACGTTCATCATCAATCCATCAGCAACTTGCAACCCCATATAAATATGTTGCAATATGTGAATAATATATGGGACGAATATGTTCAGCCTTTCTGA